Genomic window (Flavobacteriales bacterium):
TTGATGGTGCCGCCCATGGTGGCGGCGTTGTCCTGGAAGTCGAACCATCCGTCCGGGTTGGGCCCGCCCTGTTGGTCCAGCCGGTCCAGGCCGAGCGCCTGCAGCAACGGGATCTGGTCGATCGGCGGTTTGGGGACATAGTTGAGGTCCACGCCGGTGGTGGGGTTGTTGTACAGCAGCTCCAACCGGAAATCCTGCGGGTTCACCTGGAAGGCGCCCAAGGAATAAACGTTCTTCATCATCAGGTCCCACAGCGGCTGCCGCGGATCCGTGATGGTGGCTTTCAGCAAGCGCAGCATCAGCGCTTTGGGCGGAGCGATACCGTCCGTGCTGAACTCGCCCACCTGATAGGTCTGGCCTTGGAACGTGTACTGGTAGGCCACGGCCAGCACCTCGTCGTTGTTCAGGTTCTGGTTCAGCCCGATGAAGCCCAAGCGCTCGTTCAAAGTGTATTCGTTCAGGCTCAAGAGCCGCGCGCTCTCAAGCTTCTCATAATTCTTGCTGGCCTGCATGCCCAACAGTTGCAAGGAGGCCGCCGCCGCAGTGAAGGATCGGATCCCCGCGTTGTTGGACACTTGGGTATACAGACTGTTGGCACCGTTGGAGGCCTCGTTGCCCGGCCCGTCGGTGATCAGACCTGCATTCACCAGATTCGCGCTCACCCGGTTGGCCGCTACGCTCGCCGCGCTGGCATCCTCGCCCAGATCGGTGAAGGCCACGATGTTCCGGTTGTTCGTGTAGTCGCTCCGCGTGTTGGTGACCCACACCTCCACCTTGGTCACCTGCACCCCACTGCTCACCGTGGGCAGCGTGCGCATGGCGTTCTCGTAGTTGTCGCGGAAATAGTAGCTGAGAAAGTAGTACTTGTTGGCCTCGTACTCGTCCGCCTTGATATTGAAGTTGGTGGTCTGTGCCCCGCCCGCCACCGCGATATTCTTGCGTTGGCCCTTCTCCTGGCTGAAGATGGCCGTGGCCGTGAGCCTTCCGAACTTCAGCTCCGTCTTCAGGCCGAAGAGGCTCTGGCTGCCCTGGATCAACTGCCCGGTGAGCGGCAGGCTCACGTTGCCCGCCTCGATCTTTTGGATGATGTCGTCGTCGTGCCCGGCGAAATTCAATTTCACCTGGTTCTCGAAATCGAAGGTGGCCTCGGTGTTGTAGCTGGTGTTGATCTTCAACTTGTCACCGATGTTGCCCACTAAGTTCAGTTGGATCTTCTGGTCGAAGTCGAAGGTGGTGATCTTGCGCTGGTCCACCGGTATCCGCGGGTTCTCCGTTTTGCTCGTGTTCACCGCGAAGGTGATCTCTGCGCTTCCCTGTGGCCGGATGTCGATGTTGCAACCGCCGAAGATCCGGCAGAACGTCTCGTTCCGGATCTGGATGCTGGGGATCAGGCTCTTCGCCGCCCGGTCGGTCTCCTCCTCGTTCTTCTCGGCCCAGTAGGTCTTCATGGACTTCGACATGTCGTAGTTCATGTACTCCTCCAATGTCATGCTCTGCGGCGGGCGGTAATCGATGTTCTCGCCCATTGTGCTCCGTAGGATGTATTCGCCGGTCACCGGGTCGTACACCACGTCGTTCGTCACGTTGCTGGGCGTGCCCAGGTCGATGGTGCCTGTGTTCTCATCCCCGGTGGCGGGCGGGTCGACGATCGGGTAATGGAGGTCCGTCTGCGGGCTGTCTACCTGGAGCACGGTGTTGAAGGTCCAGTTGGCATAGGCACCACGGGCCGTGAAAGCAATAAGGACAAACAACGCAAAAGAGCGGAGCAGGGGCCGAAGCGTGGTGGATGCGGTCATCAGTCTCGCCAAAGCGTGCTCAGCTGTTCTTCAGGGTAAGCCTGATCAATTCCTCCACCTCCGGCGGGTCGTTCTTCCGTTCGTCCAGAACCCGCTGTAGCGAACGCTCTGCCTTGGCCCTGTCCAACCCCAAGGAGATCAAGGCCGATAACGCCTCGGACCTCAGGGTATTGCCCCCTCCCAATGCCGGCCCGGCGAGTTTCTCGATCGGGTCCAAGGATAGCTTTTCACGCAATTCCTGTACGATCCGCTGGGCCAGTTTGGGGCCTATCCCCTTCACGCTCTTCAAAGCCGATTCATCCCCGTGCATGATCGCCGTGCGCAGGTCCGCCGCACGGCGTGCACCAAGAATGGATAACCCGATGGTGCTGCTCACCCCCTGCACGCTGATCAACTGACGGAACAAATGGCGCTCCTCTTGGTCCATGAACCCGTACAGGCGATGCTCGCTCAGGCCACTGCGCACGTCCATGGAAACGGTGTAGTGGATGAACAGCTTGCACGCGCCGCGCTGCGGCAGGTCGCCGTAGGTATTGGCGGTGATGTGTACCAAGTACCCAACGCCGTTGCATTCCACCACCGCATGGGCGGGGGTCCGTTCCGCGATCTCGCCGCGCAGGCTGTCTATCATTCAAGGCCTCCCAACGCTTCGATTATGCGATCGTGGGAGGAGGGTAAAAGTGGAACTATGGGCGTGGGGTTTTGGCCAAAAGGGCTGCAAAATAAGCGGAACTACCGAACTGCGACATTCCATTCGGCAGGAGCCCCTATAAAACCACGAAAGCGCTGGTCGAAGCCCTCTCATCACATTGCCGCATCCGTTGTGCCCACGGGGCTTTATGACTTGATCCAGAGCGGATCATGGGATCTCAATTGCAGATCGCGTGATCGCCTAAGATCTGCGTTCATCATTTCTTTCAGCGTTATCCGCGCATGGACGAAGCTGCTTCGAATGCCGCAGGCATTCCTTTGCGGTCTGTATTCCTTTGCGCTCTTTGCGTTCTTCGCGGTAAAAACCAACGATACTCGTCCTCCAGACCTTTGCACCATGCGTATCATCTTCTTCACCGGCGCGGGCATCAGTGCGGAGAGCGGCCTGCGCACCTTCCGCGACAGCGATGGCCTGTGGGAGGAATACCGCATCGAGGAAGTGGCCACGCCCGAAGCGTTCGCCAAAGACCCCGAACGCGTGCTCCGCTTTTATGATGAACG
Coding sequences:
- a CDS encoding Holliday junction branch migration protein RuvA, coding for MIDSLRGEIAERTPAHAVVECNGVGYLVHITANTYGDLPQRGACKLFIHYTVSMDVRSGLSEHRLYGFMDQEERHLFRQLISVQGVSSTIGLSILGARRAADLRTAIMHGDESALKSVKGIGPKLAQRIVQELREKLSLDPIEKLAGPALGGGNTLRSEALSALISLGLDRAKAERSLQRVLDERKNDPPEVEELIRLTLKNS